Genomic DNA from Marinobacter sp. ANT_B65:
ACAATCAGCAGGACGTAATCATCAACATCTGCCTGACCTACGATGCAGCGGAAGCAATCAGCCGGAACGAAATCACGGCAGCACTCAACTACCGCACAATCACCAAACAGATTATCCGCCACGTAGATGGCAATCGGTTTGCGCTTCTGGAGCGTCTGACCCACGAAGTGCTCAGCATAGTTATGGAGCATGAAGCCGTTCAGTGGGCGCAGGTGGAAATAGACAAGCCTCACGCGCTACGCTATGCGGAATCCGTGTCTGTCTGCCTTGAGGCACAGCGTTAATTCAACACAGGTGATCCATGCCAAGCAACCAACCAGATCAAATGCGCGCCATTCTCGATCGCGTCCGCACCATTGCATTAGTGGGCGCCAGCGAGAAAACCAACAGGCCTTCCCATGAAGTCATGGAATTCATGCAGCAGCACGGGTATCGGATTATTCCGGTAAACCCGCGCCTGGAAGGCCAGAAAGTACTCGGTGAAACAGTCTATAGGGACATAGCCTCTATACCGGAGCCTGTCGATATGGTTGAGCTGTTCCTTGCTCCGGAGCGCACAGATGCCGTTATTGACCAGGCCATTGAACTGAAGGTTCCGGTGCTCTGGTTGCAGATTGGCGTTATCAATGAAGCTGGTGCTGCCAGGGCTGAGGCTGCCGGGCTGACGGTCGTGATGGATCGCTGTCCGAAACAGGAAATTCCACGTCAGGGCATCCCAAGAGTCGGCTCAAGAACCTGAGCCCTCTGGGGCTGTATGACCGCCCCGAAAAGAATGTTTTACTATTGTTGACCTTCTGCCGCTACACTGACGAATTAATTTTCTGGTAACCGGAGCGCTTCTTGGAACACTCACCAAAAAAAGTCGGGCTTTTTATGAAGCGCCTGCTGAACCCGGTTTTCCCGGTGGTGATCTTCCTTGTTTTTCTGGGTATAGCAACCGGCCTTCGGTACGGTTTGATTCAGCAGTATACCGGGCAGATAGAGGCCAATCTCAAAAACGAAGCCCGGATTATGGCCCATAATCTGGAATGGGAATTTACAGTACATGCCGACGCTATCCGGCGAATGGCCAAAAGGC
This window encodes:
- the folX gene encoding dihydroneopterin triphosphate 2'-epimerase, which codes for MTEVLSNHQARVQIKDLLLRAYIGIKEEEINNQQDVIINICLTYDAAEAISRNEITAALNYRTITKQIIRHVDGNRFALLERLTHEVLSIVMEHEAVQWAQVEIDKPHALRYAESVSVCLEAQR
- a CDS encoding CoA-binding protein; protein product: MPSNQPDQMRAILDRVRTIALVGASEKTNRPSHEVMEFMQQHGYRIIPVNPRLEGQKVLGETVYRDIASIPEPVDMVELFLAPERTDAVIDQAIELKVPVLWLQIGVINEAGAARAEAAGLTVVMDRCPKQEIPRQGIPRVGSRT